One Defluviimonas aquaemixtae DNA window includes the following coding sequences:
- a CDS encoding methylmalonyl-CoA mutase family protein — MPSPSERDRPWLFRTYAGHSTAEKSNALYRANLAKGQTGLSVAFDLPTQTGYDSDHELAKGEVGKVGVPICHLGDMRSLFRDIPLEQMNTSMTINATAPWLLALYIAAAGEQGADVSKLQGTVQNDTMKEYLSRGTYICPPKPSLRMITDVAAYTQEHLPKWNPMNVCSYHLQEAGATPEQELAFALATAIAVLDDLKGKVDPKAFPAMVGRISFFVNAGIRFVTELCKMRAFTELWDEICRDRYGIEEEKFRRFRYGVQVNSLGLTEQQPENNVYRILLEMLAVTLSKNARARAVQLPAWNEALGLPRPWDQQWSLRMQQILAYETDLLEYGDLFDGNPAITAKVEALKEGARNELKTLDGMGGAIAAIEYMKARLVDSNSERLNRIETNETTVVGVNKWQTGEASPLTSGDGAILTVDPSVEADQIARLIDWRDARDQRAVEAALSALRVAAQDGGNVMPASIQCAKAGVTTGEWAGVMRRVHGEYRGPTGVSKSPSNRTEGLDEIRDAVDAVSTRLGRRLKFLMGKPGLDGHSNGAEQIAARARDCGMDITYDGIRLTPEQIVAAAVEAEAHVVGLSILSGSHLPLIQEVIERMQTAGLGEVPVVVGGIIPDEDAQRLTEMGVSRVYTPKDFELNRIMFDIVALAEPKAVAAE; from the coding sequence ATGCCCAGCCCGTCAGAGCGCGACCGCCCCTGGCTTTTCCGGACCTATGCCGGCCATTCCACGGCGGAAAAGTCGAACGCGCTCTACCGCGCCAATCTCGCCAAAGGCCAAACCGGCCTTTCCGTCGCCTTCGACCTGCCTACCCAGACCGGCTATGACAGCGACCACGAACTCGCGAAGGGCGAAGTCGGCAAGGTCGGCGTACCGATCTGCCACTTGGGCGACATGCGGTCGCTGTTCAGGGACATTCCCCTCGAGCAGATGAACACCTCGATGACGATCAACGCGACCGCGCCATGGCTTCTGGCACTCTACATCGCGGCGGCCGGAGAACAGGGGGCCGATGTCTCTAAGCTGCAAGGCACGGTGCAGAACGACACCATGAAGGAATACCTCTCGCGCGGCACCTATATCTGCCCGCCGAAGCCGAGCTTGCGCATGATCACCGACGTCGCGGCCTATACGCAGGAACACCTGCCCAAATGGAACCCGATGAATGTCTGCTCCTACCACCTGCAGGAAGCCGGCGCGACGCCCGAACAGGAACTGGCCTTCGCGCTCGCCACCGCGATCGCGGTGCTCGACGACCTGAAGGGCAAGGTCGATCCCAAGGCCTTCCCCGCCATGGTCGGCCGCATCTCCTTCTTCGTGAACGCGGGCATCCGGTTCGTCACCGAACTGTGCAAGATGCGGGCCTTCACCGAACTCTGGGACGAGATCTGCCGTGATCGCTACGGCATCGAGGAGGAGAAATTCCGCCGCTTCCGCTACGGCGTGCAGGTCAACTCGCTGGGCCTGACCGAGCAGCAGCCGGAAAACAACGTCTACCGCATCCTTCTCGAAATGCTCGCGGTCACGCTCTCGAAGAACGCCCGCGCCCGCGCCGTGCAGCTTCCCGCCTGGAACGAGGCGCTGGGGCTCCCCCGCCCCTGGGACCAGCAGTGGTCGCTTCGGATGCAGCAGATCCTCGCCTACGAGACCGACCTTCTCGAATATGGCGACCTCTTCGACGGCAACCCCGCGATCACCGCGAAGGTCGAGGCGCTGAAGGAGGGCGCGCGGAATGAGCTGAAGACGCTCGACGGCATGGGCGGCGCGATCGCCGCCATCGAATACATGAAGGCGCGGCTCGTGGACTCGAACTCGGAACGCCTGAACCGGATCGAGACGAACGAGACCACCGTCGTCGGCGTCAACAAATGGCAGACGGGCGAGGCGTCACCCTTGACCTCCGGCGACGGCGCCATCCTGACCGTCGACCCCTCGGTCGAGGCCGACCAGATCGCGCGTCTGATCGACTGGCGGGATGCCCGCGACCAGCGGGCCGTCGAGGCCGCGCTGTCCGCGCTGCGCGTGGCCGCGCAGGACGGCGGCAACGTCATGCCCGCTTCCATTCAATGCGCCAAGGCCGGCGTCACGACCGGCGAATGGGCGGGCGTCATGCGCCGGGTCCACGGCGAGTACCGTGGCCCAACCGGCGTCTCGAAGAGCCCGTCGAACCGAACCGAGGGTCTGGACGAGATTCGCGACGCGGTCGATGCCGTTTCCACCCGCCTCGGTCGCCGGCTCAAGTTCCTCATGGGCAAGCCCGGCCTGGACGGACACTCGAACGGCGCGGAACAAATCGCCGCCCGCGCCCGCGACTGCGGCATGGACATTACCTATGACGGCATCCGCCTGACGCCGGAACAGATCGTCGCGGCGGCGGTGGAGGCCGAGGCACATGTCGTCGGCCTCTCGATCCTCTCAGGCAGTCACCTGCCGCTCATCCAGGAGGTCATCGAACGGATGCAAACGGCGGGCCTCGGCGAAGTTCCGGTCGTCGTGGGCGGCATCATTCCGGACGAGGACGCCCAGCGACTGACCGAGATGGGCGTCTCGCGGGTCTACACGCCCAAGGATTTCGAACTTAACAGGATCATGTTCGACATCGTGGCGCTCG
- a CDS encoding DUF1554 domain-containing protein: MIFRTITAAAFAVAASAAGAQDAGMSFFVTSENPGSGGNFGGIEGADAHCASLAEAAGVTGKTWRAYLSTSGENARDRIGAGPWVNAAGTTIAESVDQLHSPDANLTKESALNEMGELVNGRGDDPNRHDILTGSMPDGTVAEGMTCEDWTSDGAEAAGMVGHHDRMGLDDSDAAKSWNSSHSSRGGCGLEALRGTGGDGLVYCFATN; encoded by the coding sequence ATGATTTTCAGAACCATCACCGCCGCAGCATTCGCCGTTGCCGCATCCGCCGCGGGCGCCCAGGACGCCGGGATGAGCTTCTTTGTCACCAGTGAAAATCCGGGAAGCGGCGGCAATTTCGGCGGGATCGAAGGCGCCGATGCGCATTGCGCCTCGCTTGCCGAGGCGGCGGGCGTGACCGGCAAGACCTGGCGCGCCTACCTCTCGACGAGCGGCGAGAACGCGCGCGACCGGATCGGCGCGGGTCCCTGGGTCAACGCGGCGGGCACCACGATCGCCGAGAGCGTCGATCAGCTGCACAGCCCAGACGCCAACCTGACGAAAGAATCCGCGCTCAACGAGATGGGCGAACTGGTGAACGGCCGCGGCGACGATCCGAACCGGCACGACATCCTCACCGGCTCCATGCCCGACGGCACCGTGGCCGAGGGCATGACTTGCGAGGACTGGACCAGCGACGGCGCCGAGGCGGCCGGCATGGTCGGCCACCATGACCGCATGGGTCTCGACGACTCTGATGCCGCGAAATCGTGGAACTCCTCGCATTCCTCGCGCGGCGGCTGCGGGCTTGAGGCGCTGCGCGGCACCGGCGGCGACGGTCTCGTCTACTGTTTCGCCACGAACTGA